From the genome of Aspergillus oryzae RIB40 DNA, chromosome 4:
CTTATCGCCGCTTGCGAAAGCTGACGGCATCGCGCATAGCATCTCCCGATCCCCCTCCCCTATGGGGCTTATTCCTCTTCATACACGGTATCGCAGTTTCATTCATCGCCATGAAATACCGCGCAAGGTCCTCCACGTGTCAATCGGCTTCTTTACACTTCATCTGTATAGCCGTGGTATCCAAACAACCCAAATCACTCCCTGGCTGTTCGGGGCCCTAGTACCAATAGCTGCAGTGGATGTGGTGCGTCACCGCTCGGAGACGATCAATAAGCTTTACGTTCGCTGCGTCGGAGCGCTGATGCGGGAGACCGAAGTGCAAGGGTATAATGGCGTGATCTGGTATTTACTCGGCGCATACGCAGTCCTGCGCTTTTTCCCCAAGGACGTAGGAGTCATGGGTGTATTGCTCCTAAGTTGGTGCGACACAGCAGCTTCTACCTTCGGTCGTCTGTATGGCCGGCACACGTTCCAGCTGCGCAAAGGGAAGAGCTTTGCTGGAACCTTGAGCGCGTGGCTCGTTGGAGTGATCACTGCCGCTGCCTTCTGGGGCTTCTTCGTACCCAACGTCGGTCCTTTCCCCAATGACCCAGAGAACGCATTCATGTTCACTGGCCGTCTCAACCTTGTCCCAGACACAATCAAGAACCTTATCGGCTGGACAGCGGATACTGTTATCTCGGGCCCCCTGGCCCTCGGCGTTATGAGCGTTGTCTCCGGCCTGGTAGCAGCAGGCAGCGAGTTCGTGGACCTTTTCGGCTGGGATGATAACTTCACTATCCCAGTCCTGAGTGGAATAGGTTTATGGGGCTTTTTGAAGGTTTTTGGTTAAATATGTGAAGGATACCATCTCCGGCGTTTGTCTTGgcttcgctttctttctacATTTCAAATTATATTTTGTATCGATTAGGGATCTAGAATCGGATGGCCAGCGAGAAGGTGATACCTTTTTTGTTTCGCACTGCGAATCCTCCTTTTGAACGAGTCCATTTGTCTATActcatctttcttcccttgtctgcttttcttcttatacctgtcttctttccactCTTCTTATTATACCACTGGAAGCTAGCGCCAACACCTCCTATTCTACCAAACACCGACGAGGATCCACTGCTCTGCTTTATAGATAGAAGAGAACCACCTGTGATTAGAGAATTTGATGACTGCGCGACTTCTAGTAAGACTGCGGGTCTAGGCGTCATGTTCTGATTCGAGGTTCATATCTGTTCTTTATCTCGGTATGATTATGTAtccatgtatgtacttactATAGCTAGATATCACAAGAACGTTATAGTGCTCAATATCGAATATGTGAAAGAACAGAATTGTGCTTTGAAATACTAGAAGCCCTAGTTCCACCAACGCCTGAGTATCAAATACCTATCCCTTGTTTAGAACGCTCAAGAACGGGAGAAGGATAAGGGTATACAGAATCATGAGTCCAAGACACGCAAACAATTTAGAAATGTCGGTTCAACTAAGGTCCAGTATGCTCACGCGTGAGAGTCGTTTCTTGCCTCTGTGACTCTTTGAACTCTCATTAGTGGTATTGTTATCGACTTCAGATTTTGATTCATCCGAGGCCATCCCGGCCTTTGGATTTGGCTCTAGTGCCCAGTACCCATCGTACACTATGACGGATTCTGCATGGGAACTGGGTTTGTTGGCATCATTCTTTCTATCCCTCAGATCTTCTGTCGTTGTTTCCACCTTTGCAGGCTCCGAAGTGTCCTTCTTACATGGCTTTGGTGACGTGGCTAGAGTCTCCACgctgcttttcctttgcgTTGCACGATTTCTAAAAGCCAATTTTTCCCGAATATTCTGGACAGTAAGCGGACTAACTTCTCCCAGATCTATCAGGGTATCATCTGGTCGAGGTTTTGGGATACCCCGATCATAATGTACTTTTCTAATCTCTGGCTTTTGCAGATGTCGCTTAGCAGGAGGTATGGTAATATTTAATGAATGCGATCGTTCTTTGGTAGATCCTTGtggtttgatatcatccaaAAGCAACGAGGACATAGCTTGCTCCAGTTTCTGGACTCCCTGAGAGCCCTGAGATTTGGATATACTTTGATCGGGTTTTGACATGTTGCGGCACTTCGCACGTACAGGTTGAGCAGAATCCGTACTGTCAGTTGTGGACAGGTCATTATAGCTAACATTGGAATAGCTCATACGGATTCTCCCCGGAGATACAGAAGATAGAGAGCAGTCCAAAGAATCTGCATCTGGAACTTTCGAAGCCTCTACCTCAGAATCGCCCGAGAGAACCGCCCCACGCCGACCTCTGAGAGGAGGCCGAGTAGACGCTGGATGCCGTTTGATGCCCACATTGGGCGATATATTGCATAAAGACAACATATTAGTTAAATAATCAAAATCTTGGCTTCGATCGAAAGCGGTCGTTTGCTGTTGGTAATACAGGCCATGGCTAGACAAGTCTCTGGAAGCACTCAGGGGCCCTTGCACATTCGATGCACTGTGCTTCTTCGGTGTTGACGTCGATGATATTGCTGCCTCAAAGAGCTGCGCCTGTTTGAGTTGCGTAATCTCAGTCCTTTCTTTGGTGAGAGTGCCATATTTCAGGATACTTCCTCTCTTCATGCCTGGATCTATCggtcccttcttctttggcccTGTTTTCCTATTGCTTGGTTTTTTAGGCGCAGAGGCCTTCTCAGACTCTTCCTGTTTCCAAGCTTGCACAACTTCTGGGATTCCTATTGTAGCCACCGTTTCAAACACCCAAATTTTCTCTGAGGAATAAGGATCAAATCGCTTCGTGACACGTTTCTTAGCCGGTGACTGCGGAGCAGGCTCAGCATTAGCTTctgcatcctcctcatcgcccGAAGCCGCCGTTTCTTGCGGAGGAAGTGGTGGATTGGGCTCCTCAGCGAGCAGATCTAAgccaacaatatcaataGGGACAAAATCAAGTTGCAGCTCTGTTAATCCATCTGTGCTGAAACTCGTCCTACTCTTATAAACTTTCTGGAGCATTGGCACATCGCTTTCAGATAGCCTGAAAGGAAACGCTGTCAAGTCCTTCCGGAGACGAAGTCGGTAGGAAACCAGAGGTTCGGCGAGTAACCTTATCACCTTCCTTGCCCCAGAGCGATAGTTCCACTCGAAAGTATCCGCAGCAAATCTTCTTAATTCCAAAGCATCAATTTCTTGATCCCAGGCATTCTCTAAACGGCGTTGTAAAACTTCCAGATCCTTCGAATCTGATACTATAGGCTTGGCATAATATGACAATACTGTCCTGTCTGGGAAGCTTTCCGGAATTCGAACAGCTTTGTGTTTGGTCTGAAAATAACCACTTTCGTTCGCTTCAAGCTCATACTGGAGCCTTTCTCTCCATTCGTTCAGCTTCACATTGAGCTCAGTTTCTTCTGAGTTGAGCACTTCCAAAAGGTCCTCGCCAAAGCCCGCTCTTGCAATTTCTGCAGCGAGCTTGCTACCACACTTCGGGACTCCGGATGGCAAGTAATCGCCTCCACTTAACATAGCAAATAAGATCATGCCAGCACGATCAAGCCTTGAGCATGAAGATGAGTTAAAATTTCCCATTTCATAACAGGTAATGTGTGTTGCAGCAGACGTGCCACTTCCGCTTTCCTTGGAGAAATTCATAATGGTCAACGTTGACCCAAACATGAGAGCATCAACATCATTGCTCATAACCGCGTCGACAACACCCGCCCTCTGCAGTCGGGCGCACTCAGCCTCGGCCTCCCCTGGCGCATCGTGACGAGGAAACCTGAATAGATCAACCAAGATCTTGGAAAGTCCAATTATAGGTGCGCTTCCATAAGTGCTCCCTGTAGCTTTGCCTCTTTTAAAGGGCGGCTTGTGTTTCCCGTCGTAAACAAACAGGGGGTGAACAGGAAGGGCTAAAAATTTCAGCAACCTGTAGAACAAAGTCCGTAGCTCCGGATTTTTGCCGCCGCGACCTGCCTGCACCTGGAAAAGCCATATTGAAATGTCCACTGCAACACGAATAGGCCTCGCTGTTCGCTCTAGGTGGGTTATTGCCAGTTTTGACAGGGAAATGCGCTCTCCAGGCCCAATTGCATTGATGAGTCTAATTTGTGTCAGCTAATGCTCGGATTTTAGACTTGTGTAGACAGCCGCcagaaaaagatatatatatcttggatGGTCTCTCTTGACCGAAGTTATTTCACTTACCCGGGAATACCCATTAAGACAGAGATCAGAAATTACCAAGTAAAAACTCCAAATCAACCAATATGCAGTATTCTGGATTGTATATACGTGGAGAATTGTGTGTATTGTAACCATGAGAGTTGTTGTTTGTTGACGTCGGGGAGCACGCGACGGTCCGATGTAGATCCGTCCTCATTAAAGCCGCGGTGGCCGTTGCACTTTCCGTATCTTTGCTCTTGACAGTTTGGGCTTCCTGCGGAATCAGAATAGTGACGATCACTTGATTTGTATCTAAGAGTTCAATCATGAATTGAAATATTCAAATCTGGAACATTAAAGCATGATTCGCGCCTGCCGACCgattctccatctccgaTCCTCCCCCGCAATCTGAAGTGAACGCAAACACCACAATATATACTACGAAGAAATGACGAGCGGCTCTACGGCTTACAACCTTGATGACAGGCGCACAAGTGTCTC
Proteins encoded in this window:
- a CDS encoding diacylglycerol/polyprenol kinase family protein (predicted ER membrane protein) is translated as MSARDAIPETPRVISPSPAPSESRSRSRDGYSAPTTRSAARRQRLVDVSEESNNERQSGSRRSRTRSRSPTSPAGSTRQRKRKSNPMRPAKSPEPQTNGGAKPNGFLSPLAKADGIAHSISRSPSPMGLIPLHTRYRSFIHRHEIPRKVLHVSIGFFTLHLYSRGIQTTQITPWLFGALVPIAAVDVVRHRSETINKLYVRCVGALMRETEVQGYNGVIWYLLGAYAVLRFFPKDVGVMGVLLLSWCDTAASTFGRLYGRHTFQLRKGKSFAGTLSAWLVGVITAAAFWGFFVPNVGPFPNDPENAFMFTGRLNLVPDTIKNLIGWTADTVISGPLALGVMSVVSGLVAAGSEFVDLFGWDDNFTIPVLSGIGLWGFLKVFG
- a CDS encoding crossover junction endodeoxyribonuclease (predicted protein), which produces MGIPGLINAIGPGERISLSKLAITHLERTARPIRVAVDISIWLFQVQAGRGGKNPELRTLFYRLLKFLALPVHPLFVYDGKHKPPFKRGKATGSTYGSAPIIGLSKILVDLFRFPRHDAPGEAEAECARLQRAGVVDAVMSNDVDALMFGSTLTIMNFSKESGSGTSAATHITCYEMGNFNSSSCSRLDRAGMILFAMLSGGDYLPSGVPKCGSKLAAEIARAGFGEDLLEVLNSEETELNVKLNEWRERLQYELEANESGYFQTKHKAVRIPESFPDRTVLSYYAKPIVSDSKDLEVLQRRLENAWDQEIDALELRRFAADTFEWNYRSGARKVIRLLAEPLVSYRLRLRKDLTAFPFRLSESDVPMLQKVYKSRTSFSTDGLTELQLDFVPIDIVGLDLLAEEPNPPLPPQETAASGDEEDAEANAEPAPQSPAKKRVTKRFDPYSSEKIWVFETVATIGIPEVVQAWKQEESEKASAPKKPSNRKTGPKKKGPIDPGMKRGSILKYGTLTKERTEITQLKQAQLFEAAISSTSTPKKHSASNVQGPLSASRDLSSHGLYYQQQTTAFDRSQDFDYLTNMLSLCNISPNVGIKRHPASTRPPLRGRRGAVLSGDSEVEASKVPDADSLDCSLSSVSPGRIRMSYSNVSYNDLSTTDSTDSAQPVRAKCRNMSKPDQSISKSQGSQGVQKLEQAITIAFIKYYHTSC